One Natrinema marinum genomic window carries:
- a CDS encoding AAA domain-containing protein — protein sequence MHVRGTVAGEVEVRSVSTSYGESDLADVPLRLAGDGDGTAADGTSATRSDGGTTDGGTTAAVDGRETTTVTLWNKWTESAELLEPGMELLVTDAKEEEYQGETKFATTGDSYVVVEPSFLVSVTAIRNWVECPRLYYLNKLSGVPLNYPVVKGTLVHEVFGDLLRGRDLEESIEARIEERGLQLGLLGETPDAVKDEIRENAKAIEGWLEQGRLTEEDSWRSEQLLISETFGIRGRADAVRRGAPVELKTGKNLKKEPRFKDKVQAACYALLLEEHGGDVDLGTLLYTKNSALDRNEETGDLTPAKEFTMGDGLLKYVVRLRNEITAMETNGDVPTGYEADAKCEYCFEQDTCMVVSGRLDQESKAGQIGQSLPDEELEYFDRFYRAIEEERREVHREYAKLWEQTAEERADDDRALIDLEFVEKRPLEGGRWELRARRTGGATSKLREGDLVLASDGHPVRGDSELAMIERLDEEVVLTADEPVEVTRLDVYPSELTTDRLLVAMHDALLKGDERRKDILFGRAKPEFADPGETFISNNDAQNEAVTKAVGAEDCALIHGPPGTGKTYTIARAITAMVERGERVLLSAFTNRAVDNALEAVLEQLEDADGVDTDRVVRVGSESGVREDMEPYRLERAGDPEDRVAELQNAQVVAATTATCGSRVMKEQAFDAALVDEAAQLTEPGTHAAINLAERFVLVGDHEQLPPVVRAENDLTESLFERLVDLHPEAGVMLDRQYRMNQRIQVFASREFYDGQLRPATPEVAGRNLDDLEGVSRDALPVGLRDPVSFVDVEGDRSRYTDSEEATRIAELIEAYEAAGLERTDIGVIAPFRAQVSEISKHVPDDVAVDTVDRFQGSSQEVIVVSFTATGSLEGPIFEDYRRINVALTRPKRALVLVGDASALASDPVYERMLEWARR from the coding sequence GTGCACGTACGCGGAACCGTCGCGGGCGAGGTCGAGGTGCGGTCGGTGTCGACGAGCTACGGCGAGAGCGACCTCGCCGACGTGCCGCTTCGGCTGGCCGGCGACGGAGACGGGACGGCGGCCGACGGTACATCCGCCACGCGGAGCGACGGTGGGACGACCGACGGCGGAACGACGGCCGCCGTCGACGGCCGCGAGACGACGACGGTGACGCTGTGGAACAAGTGGACCGAGTCGGCGGAACTGCTCGAGCCGGGGATGGAACTGCTCGTGACGGACGCGAAAGAAGAGGAGTATCAGGGCGAAACGAAGTTCGCCACGACCGGCGACTCCTACGTCGTCGTCGAGCCCTCCTTCCTCGTCAGCGTGACCGCGATCCGCAACTGGGTCGAGTGTCCCCGGCTCTACTACCTGAACAAGCTCTCCGGGGTGCCGCTGAACTACCCCGTCGTCAAGGGGACGCTCGTCCACGAGGTCTTCGGCGACCTGCTGCGCGGGCGCGATCTCGAGGAGTCGATCGAGGCCCGCATCGAGGAACGGGGCCTCCAGTTGGGCCTGCTCGGCGAGACGCCCGACGCGGTGAAAGACGAGATACGCGAGAACGCGAAAGCGATCGAAGGGTGGCTCGAGCAGGGCCGCCTCACCGAGGAGGATAGCTGGCGCTCCGAGCAGTTGCTCATCAGCGAGACCTTCGGGATTCGCGGGCGGGCCGACGCCGTCCGCCGGGGCGCGCCGGTCGAACTGAAGACGGGCAAGAACCTGAAAAAGGAACCGCGATTCAAGGACAAGGTCCAGGCCGCCTGTTATGCGCTGTTACTCGAGGAACACGGCGGCGACGTGGACCTCGGAACGCTACTTTACACGAAGAACTCGGCGCTGGATCGCAACGAGGAGACCGGCGATCTCACCCCCGCCAAGGAGTTCACGATGGGCGACGGGCTGTTGAAGTACGTCGTCCGGCTGCGAAACGAGATCACGGCGATGGAGACGAACGGCGACGTGCCGACCGGCTACGAGGCCGACGCGAAGTGCGAGTACTGCTTCGAGCAGGATACCTGCATGGTCGTCTCGGGGCGCCTCGATCAGGAGTCGAAGGCCGGTCAGATCGGCCAATCGCTGCCCGACGAGGAACTCGAGTACTTCGATCGCTTCTACCGGGCCATCGAGGAGGAACGGCGGGAGGTCCACCGCGAGTACGCCAAACTCTGGGAGCAGACGGCCGAGGAGCGGGCCGACGACGACCGCGCGCTGATCGACCTCGAGTTCGTCGAAAAGCGGCCGCTCGAGGGCGGGCGCTGGGAACTGCGGGCGCGTCGGACCGGTGGCGCGACCTCGAAGCTCCGCGAGGGCGATCTGGTGCTGGCAAGCGACGGCCATCCGGTTCGGGGCGATTCGGAGCTCGCGATGATCGAACGATTGGACGAGGAGGTCGTCCTGACCGCGGACGAGCCGGTCGAGGTCACGCGACTCGATGTCTACCCCTCCGAGCTGACGACCGACCGGCTGCTCGTCGCGATGCACGACGCGCTGCTCAAGGGCGACGAGCGGCGCAAGGACATCCTGTTCGGCCGCGCGAAACCCGAATTTGCTGACCCCGGCGAGACCTTCATTTCGAACAACGACGCCCAGAACGAGGCCGTGACGAAAGCGGTCGGCGCGGAGGACTGTGCGCTGATCCACGGCCCGCCGGGCACCGGGAAGACCTACACCATCGCCCGCGCCATCACGGCGATGGTCGAGCGCGGCGAGCGCGTCCTGCTGTCGGCGTTTACCAATCGGGCGGTCGACAACGCCTTGGAGGCCGTCCTCGAGCAACTCGAGGACGCGGACGGCGTCGACACCGATCGGGTCGTCCGCGTCGGCTCGGAGAGTGGTGTCCGCGAGGACATGGAGCCCTACCGGCTCGAGCGGGCCGGCGACCCCGAGGACCGCGTCGCGGAACTGCAGAACGCGCAGGTGGTGGCGGCGACCACCGCGACCTGCGGCTCGCGGGTGATGAAAGAGCAGGCCTTCGATGCCGCGCTGGTCGACGAGGCTGCCCAGCTCACCGAACCCGGCACGCACGCGGCCATCAATTTGGCCGAGCGGTTCGTCCTCGTCGGCGACCACGAGCAGCTCCCGCCGGTCGTCCGAGCGGAAAACGATCTCACCGAGTCGCTGTTCGAGCGGCTCGTCGATCTCCATCCCGAGGCCGGCGTCATGCTCGACCGCCAGTACCGGATGAACCAGCGCATTCAGGTCTTCGCTTCCAGGGAGTTCTACGACGGCCAACTCCGGCCGGCGACGCCCGAAGTCGCGGGCCGAAATCTGGACGATCTCGAGGGCGTCTCCCGCGACGCGCTTCCCGTCGGCCTCCGCGATCCGGTCTCGTTCGTCGATGTCGAGGGCGACCGGAGCCGGTACACCGACAGCGAGGAGGCCACACGAATCGCCGAACTGATCGAGGCCTACGAGGCGGCCGGCCTCGAGCGCACCGACATCGGCGTCATCGCCCCCTTCCGCGCGCAGGTCTCGGAAATTTCGAAACACGTCCCCGACGACGTGGCCGTCGACACCGTCGACCGCTTTCAGGGCTCGAGCCAGGAGGTCATCGTCGTCTCCTTTACGGCGACCGGCTCGCTCGAGGGACCGATCTTCGAGGACTATCGGCGGATCAACGTGGCGCTGACCCGACCCAAGCGCGCGCTGGTGCTGGTCGGGGACGCGTCGGCGCTGGCGTCAGATCCGGTCTACGAGCGGATGCTCGAGTGGGCGCGTCGGTGA
- a CDS encoding TIGR04024 family LLM class F420-dependent oxidoreductase — MTDRDVHLPVAAQPTIDSIADYARTAEDVGYDCAWLPETWGRDGVTVLSAMAERTETIDIGSSILNTYSRSPALLGQTAATLQELSDGRFRLGLGPSGPVVIENWHGVEFGNPLKRTRETVEIVREVLSGETVNYDGDDFELSGFRLRCDPPETTPPIEVTGMGPKAVELAGRFSDGWHGIMLTPEGMADRIEDIERGADLGDRDPDDVQVSAGVTCCALDDPEEARAITRQHIGFYIGGMGTFYRDALERQGYDEAPEIYDAWQEGDRERALELVDQNILDDLCAAGDPETVREQIERYEAVDGVDTIAVSFPRGADEEQIRQTMKAVAPEN, encoded by the coding sequence ATGACTGACAGAGATGTCCACTTACCCGTCGCCGCACAGCCGACGATTGACTCGATCGCCGACTACGCGCGGACAGCCGAGGACGTCGGCTACGACTGCGCGTGGCTCCCCGAAACGTGGGGCCGTGACGGCGTGACCGTGCTCTCGGCGATGGCCGAACGGACCGAGACGATCGATATCGGCTCGAGCATCCTCAACACCTACTCGCGCTCGCCGGCGCTGTTGGGGCAGACGGCGGCGACGCTGCAGGAACTCTCCGACGGCCGGTTCCGGCTCGGGCTCGGCCCGAGCGGCCCCGTCGTGATCGAGAACTGGCACGGAGTGGAGTTCGGCAACCCGCTCAAGCGGACGCGCGAAACCGTCGAAATCGTTCGAGAAGTGCTGTCGGGCGAGACGGTGAACTACGACGGCGATGACTTCGAACTGTCGGGCTTCCGGCTGCGCTGTGACCCGCCGGAGACCACCCCGCCGATCGAGGTCACCGGCATGGGCCCCAAGGCGGTCGAACTTGCCGGTCGGTTCTCCGACGGCTGGCACGGCATCATGCTCACTCCCGAGGGCATGGCAGACCGCATCGAGGACATCGAGCGCGGCGCCGACCTCGGCGACCGCGACCCCGACGACGTGCAGGTCTCCGCCGGCGTCACCTGCTGTGCGTTAGACGACCCCGAGGAAGCTCGCGCGATCACTCGCCAGCACATCGGCTTCTACATCGGCGGCATGGGCACGTTCTACCGCGACGCCCTCGAGCGCCAGGGGTACGACGAAGCGCCCGAAATCTACGACGCGTGGCAGGAGGGCGACCGCGAGCGCGCGCTCGAGCTCGTCGACCAGAACATCCTCGACGACCTCTGTGCGGCCGGCGATCCGGAAACCGTCCGCGAGCAAATCGAGCGCTACGAGGCTGTCGACGGAGTCGACACCATCGCGGTCAGCTTCCCGCGCGGCGCGGACGAGGAGCAGATCCGACAGACGATGAAAGCGGTCGCGCCCGAGAACTGA
- a CDS encoding ion channel: protein MLETFRPRRTSARVAVVIVTVIAFASIATGIGAILTQPALEAEGVLGDVQSIADFSGTIIGFALLVTAWGLRRGYRLAYVAAVVLVCLSAAHGIVHARVLSVPLVVLSAGGLVVLVATSKRFTRSSHLNATQIGALLSIVGVFCYGTAGAYALQNGFDGVETVVDAVYFTVVTASTVGYGDVHAKTEAARLFAISLVALGPATVAATAGSLFGPAIEAHLTKTGRRATEGRDREPDGAIGGEADDTRVVVLGTGKTIWPVVTALAGRTAVTVVTSENATTFPDGVDVIGGEPTADGALERAALETGDAVLVGAGAGDQHQLVAAVRSRTAARIVAIAGEESVDALERAGADAVVDPDAVLVEATLGALRTGGAASQSSASAASQSG from the coding sequence ATGCTCGAGACGTTTCGCCCGCGTCGGACCAGTGCTCGCGTCGCGGTCGTGATCGTCACCGTGATCGCGTTCGCGTCGATCGCGACTGGAATCGGTGCAATCCTCACCCAACCAGCCCTCGAAGCGGAGGGGGTACTCGGCGATGTCCAGTCCATAGCGGATTTCAGCGGGACGATCATCGGCTTTGCCCTGCTTGTCACCGCTTGGGGGCTGCGACGGGGCTATCGGCTGGCCTACGTCGCCGCGGTCGTGCTTGTCTGTCTCTCCGCAGCCCACGGCATCGTCCACGCCCGGGTGCTGTCGGTGCCGCTTGTGGTCCTCTCGGCCGGCGGACTCGTCGTCCTCGTGGCCACGAGCAAGCGGTTTACCCGCTCGAGTCACCTCAACGCGACCCAGATCGGCGCGTTGCTCTCGATCGTTGGCGTCTTCTGCTACGGGACGGCCGGCGCGTACGCGCTCCAAAACGGGTTCGACGGAGTCGAGACCGTCGTCGACGCGGTGTACTTCACTGTCGTGACGGCAAGTACGGTCGGCTACGGCGATGTCCACGCGAAGACCGAAGCGGCGCGGCTGTTCGCGATCTCGTTGGTCGCTCTCGGTCCGGCGACCGTCGCAGCCACGGCCGGGAGCCTGTTTGGCCCCGCGATCGAAGCGCATCTGACCAAAACCGGTCGGCGCGCCACGGAAGGACGAGATCGTGAGCCTGACGGAGCGATCGGCGGCGAGGCCGACGACACACGAGTCGTCGTCCTCGGAACGGGCAAGACAATCTGGCCCGTCGTCACGGCGCTTGCCGGACGGACCGCGGTTACCGTCGTGACGAGCGAAAACGCAACCACATTTCCCGACGGCGTCGACGTGATCGGCGGCGAGCCGACCGCCGACGGAGCACTCGAGCGGGCCGCCCTCGAGACCGGCGACGCGGTCCTCGTCGGCGCGGGCGCGGGCGACCAGCACCAACTCGTCGCGGCCGTCCGATCGCGAACGGCCGCCAGAATCGTCGCGATCGCCGGCGAGGAGTCGGTCGACGCGCTCGAGCGGGCCGGCGCGGACGCCGTCGTCGACCCCGACGCCGTGCTGGTCGAGGCGACGCTGGGCGCGCTGCGGACTGGCGGGGCTGCGAGTCAGTCGTCCGCGTCGGCGGCTTCCCAGAGCGGGTAG
- a CDS encoding LSM domain-containing protein, with amino-acid sequence MSGRPLDVLEASLGERVTVRLKSGDEYVGDLAGYDQHMNLVLEDVTIPVEGGVEEETPVEDTTIIRGDNVVSITP; translated from the coding sequence ATGAGTGGACGACCGCTGGACGTCCTCGAGGCGTCACTCGGCGAACGCGTCACGGTACGACTCAAGAGCGGCGACGAGTACGTCGGCGACCTCGCCGGCTACGATCAGCACATGAATCTGGTGCTCGAGGACGTGACGATCCCCGTCGAAGGCGGCGTCGAGGAGGAAACGCCGGTCGAAGACACAACCATTATACGCGGCGACAACGTCGTGTCGATCACTCCATGA
- a CDS encoding phosphoglycerol geranylgeranyltransferase: MTTPWEDWNHILKLDPDKELPDGVTYGDLCATGTDAIEVGGTMGITRENMSAVIDACAEHDVALYQEPSNPEVVLEDEVLDGYLIPTVFNAGSPFWITEAHKEWVRLEGDLDWARTTTEAYIVMNPEADVAELTEANCDLGADDVGAYATVAEHMFGQEIVYVEYSGMLGDEGVVEAAAAALDDSTLFYGGGIHDYDSAYTMAQYADVIVVGDLAHDEGIEAVRETVEAANDA; encoded by the coding sequence ATGACTACCCCCTGGGAGGACTGGAACCATATTCTCAAACTCGATCCGGACAAGGAGCTTCCGGACGGAGTGACCTACGGCGACCTCTGTGCGACCGGCACCGACGCGATCGAGGTCGGCGGCACCATGGGCATCACCCGGGAGAACATGAGCGCCGTCATCGACGCCTGTGCCGAACACGACGTCGCGCTCTATCAGGAGCCCTCGAACCCCGAAGTCGTCCTCGAGGACGAGGTACTCGACGGCTATCTCATCCCGACCGTCTTCAACGCCGGCTCGCCGTTCTGGATCACCGAGGCCCACAAGGAGTGGGTCCGCCTCGAGGGCGACCTCGACTGGGCGCGAACGACGACCGAGGCCTACATCGTCATGAATCCCGAGGCCGACGTGGCGGAACTGACCGAGGCCAACTGCGATCTCGGCGCGGACGATGTCGGCGCCTACGCGACGGTCGCCGAGCACATGTTCGGCCAGGAGATCGTCTACGTCGAGTACTCCGGCATGCTCGGCGACGAGGGTGTCGTCGAAGCGGCCGCGGCCGCGCTCGACGACTCGACGCTGTTCTACGGCGGCGGCATCCACGATTACGACTCGGCGTACACGATGGCCCAGTACGCCGACGTGATCGTCGTCGGCGACCTCGCACACGACGAGGGGATCGAGGCAGTCCGCGAAACCGTCGAAGCGGCCAACGACGCGTAG
- a CDS encoding SPW repeat domain-containing protein, which translates to MSDPNDDDRRTSGDSGADTGDEPIERTESASADADSGTGYGDRLDAGRDHRDESARVANEERRRKASTLGLVVAALGAWVALSVLVFGTAAAPLWNNVLVGLVVAAAAGYNYYRLTNDIPLSAAIASLVAILGVWLIVSSALFGMTGGLFWSTITSGLLIAGIAGFNAYEAREARTVATEPGPGA; encoded by the coding sequence ATGAGTGACCCCAACGACGACGACCGTCGGACCAGCGGGGACTCCGGGGCCGACACCGGCGACGAGCCGATCGAGCGGACCGAATCGGCGTCGGCGGATGCCGACTCCGGAACCGGGTACGGAGACCGGCTCGACGCGGGCCGCGACCACCGCGACGAGTCGGCCCGAGTCGCGAACGAGGAGCGCCGGCGCAAGGCCTCGACACTCGGCCTCGTCGTGGCTGCCCTCGGCGCGTGGGTCGCCCTCTCGGTGCTCGTCTTCGGCACCGCCGCCGCGCCGCTGTGGAACAACGTGCTGGTCGGCCTCGTCGTGGCCGCCGCCGCCGGCTACAACTACTACCGCCTGACCAACGACATTCCGCTCAGCGCCGCCATCGCGTCGCTGGTCGCCATTCTCGGCGTCTGGCTGATCGTCTCCTCGGCGCTGTTCGGGATGACCGGCGGCCTGTTCTGGAGCACGATCACCAGCGGCCTGTTGATCGCGGGGATCGCGGGCTTCAACGCCTACGAAGCCAGAGAAGCGCGAACGGTCGCGACCGAGCCCGGACCGGGCGCGTGA
- a CDS encoding 50S ribosomal protein L37e, which translates to MTGAGTPSQGKKNKTTHVKCRRCGEKSYHTKKKQCSSCGFGKSAKRRDYEWQSKTGDN; encoded by the coding sequence ATGACTGGCGCAGGAACCCCGAGCCAAGGAAAGAAGAACAAGACGACGCACGTCAAGTGTCGTCGCTGTGGTGAGAAGTCCTACCATACGAAGAAAAAGCAGTGCTCGTCGTGTGGCTTCGGCAAGTCCGCCAAACGCCGCGACTACGAGTGGCAGTCGAAGACCGGCGATAACTGA
- a CDS encoding threonine synthase yields the protein METSDAFAGLECVDCGAAVDAAESHRCPDCGGSLDPSYDYDAIDLDRETLADRPFDSQWRYAELLPFAREAAVTTDEGATPLVDCPELADELGVERVLIKDDGRNPTGSSTDRGASVAVTAAAEHGASDVALPSTGNGGQAVAAYAARAGLDAHAYLPSRSGFTNKAMVNVHGGDMNVVGGRFGDAVGAFEEGLDEHDDWYSLRAFDTPYRHEGAKTLFYEIVEGLEWTVPDAICYPTGDGVGLVGLAKAATEFRELGLTDELPALYAAQASGCAPIVEALADGRDELEPVEHPDTICGELEVPDPAAGSRALEAVRETDGDGVATDDPDILEAAVRVAQSAGLELIPSAAAAASGAWELAERGAFDGDETLVIVNTGSGNKEADVLRSHLMGQGI from the coding sequence ATGGAGACGTCAGACGCGTTCGCCGGACTCGAGTGTGTCGACTGTGGGGCCGCCGTCGACGCCGCCGAGTCCCACCGGTGTCCGGACTGCGGGGGGTCGCTCGACCCGAGCTACGACTACGACGCGATCGACCTCGATCGGGAGACGCTCGCCGACCGGCCGTTCGACTCGCAGTGGCGCTACGCCGAACTGCTCCCCTTCGCCCGCGAGGCCGCGGTGACGACGGACGAAGGTGCGACGCCGCTAGTGGACTGTCCCGAGCTGGCGGACGAACTCGGCGTCGAGCGCGTTCTGATCAAAGACGACGGCCGGAACCCGACCGGCTCGAGCACGGACCGGGGCGCGTCAGTGGCTGTCACGGCCGCCGCCGAGCACGGCGCGAGCGATGTCGCGCTTCCCTCGACGGGCAACGGCGGCCAGGCCGTCGCGGCCTACGCGGCCCGCGCGGGGTTGGACGCACACGCGTACCTCCCCTCGCGCTCGGGCTTCACGAACAAAGCGATGGTCAACGTCCACGGCGGCGACATGAACGTGGTCGGCGGCCGCTTTGGCGACGCCGTCGGGGCTTTCGAAGAGGGCCTCGATGAACACGACGACTGGTACTCGCTCCGGGCGTTCGACACGCCCTATCGCCACGAGGGCGCGAAGACGTTGTTCTACGAGATAGTCGAGGGGCTCGAGTGGACCGTCCCCGACGCGATCTGTTATCCGACGGGTGACGGCGTCGGGCTCGTCGGCCTCGCGAAGGCCGCGACCGAGTTCCGGGAGCTGGGCTTGACCGACGAACTGCCCGCCCTCTACGCCGCGCAGGCGTCGGGCTGTGCGCCGATCGTCGAGGCCCTCGCGGACGGCCGCGACGAACTCGAGCCGGTCGAGCACCCCGACACGATCTGTGGCGAACTCGAGGTCCCCGATCCCGCGGCGGGGTCGCGCGCGCTCGAGGCCGTCCGCGAAACCGACGGCGACGGCGTCGCGACCGACGACCCCGACATTCTCGAGGCCGCCGTGCGGGTGGCCCAGTCGGCGGGTCTCGAGTTGATCCCCAGCGCCGCGGCGGCGGCCAGCGGCGCGTGGGAACTCGCCGAGCGGGGCGCGTTCGACGGCGACGAGACGCTCGTTATCGTCAACACGGGCTCGGGGAACAAGGAGGCGGACGTGTTGCGCAGCCACCTGATGGGACAGGGCATCTGA
- a CDS encoding phosphatase PAP2 family protein — translation MRLEETSAAVRDATPAEYAEFVVWITELGGTTVLMVLLAVLFWCGDRRRTALVTSYAVAGLALVLTLKTLFGLPRPPADALLVSLEGAREGYGFPSGHAFAAAVVYGGLVSVYDRRGDPLAVAGAGTLVAAVSLSRVALGVHYLSDVIAGAVLGIAFVIAMDRLTGGDPTTGFAIALVLAVPAVVVAGGTEDSLLGLGGSIGGLLGSRQLTALPDLRSRLEGAILVAVGGGFVVVLRGLEAIVGAVEPLLVVLYALLIAGILLVPALVGGLEFDALESPR, via the coding sequence ATGCGACTCGAGGAGACGAGCGCGGCCGTTCGCGACGCCACGCCGGCGGAGTACGCGGAGTTCGTCGTGTGGATCACCGAACTCGGCGGGACGACGGTCCTCATGGTCTTGCTCGCGGTGCTGTTCTGGTGTGGCGATCGCCGGCGGACGGCGTTGGTGACCAGTTACGCGGTCGCCGGACTGGCGCTGGTGTTGACGCTCAAGACGCTGTTCGGACTGCCGCGGCCGCCGGCGGACGCCCTGCTCGTCTCGCTCGAGGGCGCACGCGAGGGCTACGGCTTTCCGAGCGGTCACGCGTTCGCGGCGGCGGTCGTCTACGGCGGCCTCGTCTCGGTGTACGATCGCCGGGGCGATCCGCTCGCGGTCGCCGGTGCCGGCACGCTCGTCGCGGCCGTCTCGCTCTCTCGAGTCGCCCTCGGGGTCCACTACCTGAGCGACGTGATCGCCGGCGCGGTCCTCGGGATCGCCTTCGTCATCGCGATGGACCGGCTGACGGGCGGCGATCCGACGACCGGCTTCGCGATCGCGCTCGTCCTCGCGGTTCCCGCGGTCGTCGTCGCTGGCGGCACCGAGGACTCGCTGCTCGGCCTCGGCGGCTCGATCGGCGGCCTCCTCGGCTCGCGGCAGTTGACGGCGCTACCGGACCTTCGCTCTCGGCTCGAGGGGGCGATCCTCGTCGCGGTCGGCGGCGGGTTCGTGGTCGTCCTCCGGGGTCTCGAGGCGATCGTCGGCGCGGTCGAACCGCTCCTCGTGGTCCTCTACGCGCTGTTGATCGCCGGCATCCTCCTCGTGCCGGCCCTCGTCGGCGGCCTCGAGTTCGACGCGCTCGAATCCCCTCGGTGA
- a CDS encoding zinc-dependent metalloprotease, protein MNLYRSARAVAGASGDDAIDWRSAADAAKAATDPGSLELEPGESEAYARDVRDARAAVRTVAGVEFDVPETVEIQNRHHWIDANVATFERVMSTLETHTGAFPGVARTINTGTMTVLLAFLGRNVLGQYDPLLLADTPADEHALYFVRPNILNAAAKLDVDSDRFRRWIAFHEVTHAAEFGAAPWLSDHLETRMEEGIAKLSEGSFDRAAFRDLDAAMTVVEGYAELLMDHAFDEEYEDLRRKLDERRQGRGPLQKLFRRLLGLGLKERQYRRGKNFFEHVVTVRDLETASLVWEQPENLPSHDELDAPGTWIRRVDRR, encoded by the coding sequence GTGAATCTCTATCGCAGCGCCCGGGCCGTCGCCGGGGCGTCCGGTGACGATGCGATCGACTGGCGGTCGGCCGCCGACGCCGCCAAGGCGGCCACCGACCCCGGATCGCTCGAGCTCGAGCCCGGCGAGAGCGAGGCCTACGCTCGCGACGTTCGGGACGCGAGAGCGGCCGTGCGGACCGTCGCGGGGGTCGAGTTCGACGTGCCCGAGACGGTCGAGATCCAGAACCGCCACCACTGGATCGACGCCAACGTCGCCACCTTCGAGCGGGTCATGAGTACCCTCGAGACCCACACCGGCGCGTTTCCCGGCGTCGCCCGGACGATCAATACGGGAACGATGACCGTGCTGCTCGCCTTCCTCGGGCGGAACGTCCTCGGCCAGTACGATCCCCTGCTGTTGGCCGACACGCCCGCGGACGAGCACGCGCTGTACTTCGTCCGGCCGAACATCCTGAACGCCGCCGCGAAGCTCGACGTCGATTCGGATCGCTTCCGCCGCTGGATCGCCTTCCACGAGGTAACCCACGCCGCCGAGTTCGGGGCCGCCCCGTGGCTCTCGGATCACCTCGAGACCCGAATGGAAGAGGGCATCGCGAAGCTCTCGGAGGGCTCGTTCGACCGGGCGGCGTTTCGCGACCTCGACGCGGCGATGACCGTCGTCGAGGGGTACGCCGAACTCCTGATGGACCACGCGTTCGACGAGGAGTACGAGGATTTACGGCGGAAACTCGACGAGCGCCGACAGGGCCGGGGGCCGCTCCAGAAGCTCTTCCGTCGCCTGCTCGGCCTCGGGCTCAAGGAGCGCCAGTACCGACGCGGCAAGAACTTCTTCGAACACGTCGTCACCGTGCGCGACCTCGAGACGGCGAGCCTGGTCTGGGAGCAACCCGAGAACCTCCCCAGCCACGACGAACTCGACGCGCCGGGGACGTGGATCCGGCGCGTCGACCGCCGATAG
- a CDS encoding AIR synthase family protein, whose amino-acid sequence MPGKVSPDDLLAHVFERTGAADETILQGPADGEDAAAIDWPDGDGTLVVSSDPISLAASQVGRLGVPVATNDVAVSGADPRWLTAVVLLPTGTDERTLEAIATDLDEAAREIGASIVGGHSEYVDQLERPLLSLTAMGSTDRFVPTGGAEPGDRVVLTKAAGIEGTAILAADFGGDLAVDPEIRERAEGFLAEISVAPEARVVREYATAMHDPTEGGVAAGLLEVARASNVRLEVDRDAVPVREETAALCEAAGVDPLCIFGSGALVATVPEDALEDCLADLENAGLEAAAIGTVRALEGGDPELVLDDEPITEPIEDDLYPLWEAADADD is encoded by the coding sequence ATGCCCGGCAAGGTGAGCCCGGACGACCTGCTCGCGCACGTGTTCGAGCGGACGGGGGCGGCCGACGAGACGATACTCCAGGGACCCGCAGACGGCGAGGACGCGGCGGCGATCGACTGGCCCGACGGGGACGGGACGCTCGTGGTCAGCTCCGATCCGATCTCGCTGGCCGCCTCGCAAGTCGGCCGGCTCGGCGTTCCCGTCGCGACCAACGACGTGGCGGTCTCGGGGGCCGACCCGCGCTGGCTGACCGCCGTCGTTCTCCTCCCGACCGGGACCGACGAGCGCACGCTCGAGGCGATCGCCACCGACCTCGACGAGGCCGCCCGAGAGATCGGCGCCTCGATCGTCGGCGGCCACTCCGAGTACGTCGACCAACTCGAGCGGCCGCTCCTCTCACTGACCGCGATGGGTTCGACCGACAGATTCGTCCCGACCGGCGGCGCCGAACCCGGCGATCGGGTCGTCCTGACCAAGGCCGCCGGAATCGAGGGCACGGCCATCCTTGCGGCCGACTTCGGCGGCGACCTCGCGGTCGACCCCGAGATCCGCGAGCGCGCCGAGGGGTTTCTCGCGGAGATCAGCGTCGCTCCCGAGGCTCGAGTCGTCCGCGAGTACGCGACCGCGATGCACGACCCAACGGAGGGCGGCGTCGCGGCCGGCCTGCTCGAGGTGGCCCGCGCCTCGAACGTTCGGCTCGAGGTCGATCGCGACGCCGTGCCCGTCCGCGAGGAGACGGCGGCGCTGTGCGAGGCCGCGGGCGTCGATCCGCTGTGTATCTTCGGCTCCGGCGCGCTGGTCGCGACCGTTCCCGAGGACGCGCTCGAGGACTGCCTTGCCGATCTCGAAAACGCGGGCCTCGAGGCGGCCGCGATCGGCACCGTTCGGGCGCTTGAGGGCGGCGACCCCGAACTCGTCCTCGACGACGAGCCGATCACCGAGCCGATCGAGGACGATCTCTACCCGCTCTGGGAAGCCGCCGACGCGGACGACTGA